The Candidatus Mycolicibacterium alkanivorans genome contains a region encoding:
- a CDS encoding three-helix bundle dimerization domain-containing protein — protein MAQISEAMMIDQVLERLSSTFSDIPPQDVTEVVRTAHARFDSSTVREFVPLLVERRARAELSAKSSLLTWSS, from the coding sequence GTGGCCCAGATCAGCGAAGCGATGATGATCGATCAGGTGCTAGAGCGGCTGTCGTCGACGTTTTCCGACATTCCTCCCCAGGATGTGACTGAGGTCGTGCGCACTGCCCACGCGCGGTTCGACAGCAGCACGGTGCGTGAATTCGTCCCTCTTCTGGTGGAGCGCAGGGCACGCGCGGAGTTGTCCGCCAAGTCTTCCCTGCTTACCTGG